In the Streptomyces fradiae ATCC 10745 = DSM 40063 genome, GCGCGCGAGGTGCTCGACGAGCGGCAGGTGCATCCGCACGAGCTGGTTGCGCAGCTCGGCCCGCTCCGGCGAACCGTCCGGCAGGCTCCGCAGCCGCACGAACATCGCCCGCGCGCCGCTCCGGTCCTGCGGGTCGGGCCGCCGGCTCCCGCCCCGCTGCTCGTCGTCGTTCCCGCTCATCCGCGCCGCCCGCTCCACCCGCGCCCGCTCCGGCGCCTCCGCCCGGCCGTCCGCCGGACCGTCCACCGGGTGCGGCCGCGCCTGCTGCTCCGGGATGCCCGCGACGTCCTCCGCCGCGCCCGCGGCCCGCGGGCCGCGCTCCTCGTTCCGCACCGGACCGTCCCCGTCTCTCACGCCGGCCCGGGTCCCGCGCCGCGCTGTTTGTACAGGCTGATGGAGACCGTGCGGTCGTCGGCGACCGACGAGTCCACCTTGCCCGCCAGGGCGGACAGGACCGTCCACGCGAACGTGTCCCGCTCCGGCGCCCGGCCGTCCGTCGTCGGGGCGGACACCGTCACCTCCAGCGAGTCGTCGATCAGCCGGAACACGCAGCTCAGGACCGACCCGGCCACGGCCTGCTGCAGCAGGATGGCGCAGGCCTCGTCGACCGCGATGCGCAGGTCCTCGATCTCGTCGAGGGTGAAGTCCAAGCGCGCCGCGAGGCCGGCCGTGGCCGTACGCAGCACGGACAGGTAGGCACCCGCAGCGGGCAGCCGGACTTCCACGAAGTCCTGGGTCCCGGGCTCGCCTGCGATCTGGGACACCCTCACCTCCAAGGTGGCACAAACTCGTTCGGGGACCGGAGGGAGCGAGATCCCCCCGGAACCGTGCGGTACGCAGGAATGCGTAGTCGCCGTGACGCTATCGCGATCCATGCCGCCGTGTCGCCGTGGACCCCGAGCCGACGTGCGTCACCCATCGTAAACACATGGGCACGCACAGTGGCTAGGGGGTCGCGGTGACCAATCCTGTGGATCCGGCGGAGGATTGACGTACCCAGGCGCCGGGCGGTCGAACCGTCCACCTCTCACCCCCTGGACCCCGTGTCCGGATCCGGCCGTCCGGTCACCACCGCGGCGACCGTCGTACCGGGTGCGAAGGCGCCCTCCTCGGCGAGCGCGACCAGCGCGTACAGCATCTTGGCGACGTACAGCCGCTCCACCGGCAGCCCGTGCCGCGCCGAGAAGTCCGCCGCGAACGCCGCCAGCTCCGGCGCGACCCGCCCGTACCCGCCGAAGTGGAAGCGGTCGTCCAGGCTCCACGTGCCGGCCGGCCCGCCGAAGGCGGACTCCTGCAGCGCGCGCACCTCCGCCCCGAGGAAGCCGCCCCTGAGCACCGGCACGCCCAGCGCCCGCTGCCCGGGCGCCAGGCCCGCCGCCAGCCCGGCCAGCGTCCCGCCGGTGCCGCACGCCACCGCCACCACGTCCGCGCGGCCCCGCAGCTCGCGGCCCAGCTCCGCGCAGCCGCGCACCGCCGCCGCGTTGCTGCCGCCCTCCGGGACGACCACCGCGCCCTCCGGGGCCTCCCGCAGCAGCCGGGCCACCACCCGCGGGTCGCGCTTGGCCCGGTACGTCGCCCGGTCCACGAACACCAGCCGCATCCCGTCCGCCGCGCACTGCTCCAGCACCGGGTTGAGCGGCCGGCCGGCCAGCTCGTCGCCCCGGACCACCCCGACGGTCGGGAAGCCCAGCAGCCGCCCGGCCGCGGCCGTGGCCCGCAGGTGGTTGGAGTAGGCCCCGCCGAAGGTGAGGACCGGGCGCCCCGCCGCCCCGGCGAGGTTCGGTGCCAGCTTCCGCCACTTGTTGCCCACCAGCTCCGGGTGGATCAGGTCGTCCCGCTTGAGCAGCAGCCGCACGCCCCGCCGGGCGAACCGCTCGTCCTCGGCCGCCCGCAGCGGCGACGGCAGCCGGGGTGCCGGCGCGGCCGGGGGCGCGGCCGGGGCCCCGGCCGGGGCGCCGCGTGTGCCGGGGGACGTGCCGGGGCCGCTCGTGCCGGGGCGGTTCGTGCCGGGACGGGGGACCGGGCCGGGGGCGGTGGCCGGACCGGGAGTGGGGGCCGGGCCGGGGGCGGGGGAGCCTGCGGGTGTCACCCGTCCATTGTGCGCGGCGCCCGCCGGTACGGGCCGATCCGGACACCGGGCGCGGAAGCCGGCCGGTTCAGCGGGCCGGGAATCGAAAGCGCGGCTGACCTACCCGTACGCGCCGCCTTCCATTCCCACTCATGTGGGTAATGGCGTCGTCACACCATGTGTTGAAAAGCTTCCCCGGCAAGCCGTTGGGATCATCGAGAGGGACAACATGTCGGTTGGTTCGGTTGACTCGGTCGGCGACGACGTACGGGCCGGTCAGGCTCCCGCGCAGAAGAGCCTCGGCACGGACGCGGCGCGGAACCTGGCGACCACCACCAAGTCGGCGCCCCAGATGCAGGAGATCACCTCCCGGTGGCTGCTGCGCATGCTGCCGTGGGTGCAGGTCCAGGGCGGCGCGTACCGGGTGAACCGCCGGTACGCCTACGCCGTGGGCGACGGGCGCGTGACGTTCGTGCAGACCGGGGAGCGCGTCGAGGTCATCCCCGCCGAGCTGGGCGAGCTGCCCGCGCTGCGCGGATACGGCGACGAGGCGGCGCTCGGCGAGCTGGCCCGGCGCTGCACGCAGCGCGCGTACGCGCCCGGGGACGTCATCGTGGAGGCCGGCGCCCCGGCGGACCGGGTCTTCCTGCTGGCGCACGGCCGGGTGGAGAAGGTCGGCTCCGGCCCGTACGGCGACGAGGCGGTCGTCGACGTCCTCGCCGACGGCGGCTACTTCGGCGACGGCTCGCTCCTCGACGGCGAGGCGACCTGGGAGCACACCCACCGCGCCGCCACCGCCTGCGTGATGCTGGAGCTGACCCGCGCCGACGTCCTGAACCTCGCCGAGCGCGCCGAGTCCCTCGCGGGGCACCTCGCCTCCGCCGCCGCGATCCCGCGGCAGCGGACCAACAAGTACGGCGAGAAGGCCATCGACCTCTCCGCCGGCCACCGCGGCGAGCCGGTCATCCCGCAGACCTACGTCGACTACGACCCCGCCCCCCGCGAGTACGAGCTGAGCGTCGCCCAGACCGTGCTCAAGGTCCACACGCGCGTGGCCGACCTCTACAACCAGCCGATGAACCAGACCGAGCAGCAGCTGCGCCTGACGGTCGAGGCGCTGCGCGAGCGCCAGGAGCACGAGCTGGTCAACAACCCCGAGTTCGGCCTCCTCGCCAACTGCGACTACGGCCAGCGCATCCAGCCGCACGACGGCGTCCCCGGCCCGGACGACATGGA is a window encoding:
- a CDS encoding family 2B encapsulin nanocompartment shell protein; translation: MSVGSVDSVGDDVRAGQAPAQKSLGTDAARNLATTTKSAPQMQEITSRWLLRMLPWVQVQGGAYRVNRRYAYAVGDGRVTFVQTGERVEVIPAELGELPALRGYGDEAALGELARRCTQRAYAPGDVIVEAGAPADRVFLLAHGRVEKVGSGPYGDEAVVDVLADGGYFGDGSLLDGEATWEHTHRAATACVMLELTRADVLNLAERAESLAGHLASAAAIPRQRTNKYGEKAIDLSAGHRGEPVIPQTYVDYDPAPREYELSVAQTVLKVHTRVADLYNQPMNQTEQQLRLTVEALRERQEHELVNNPEFGLLANCDYGQRIQPHDGVPGPDDMDELLSRRRGSKLFLAHPKAIAAFGRECNRRGLVPESIDVGGNRIPTWRGVPIFPCNKIPISDARTTSILCMRTGESEQGVVGLHQTGIPDEIEPSMSVRFMGIDEQAIISYLVTAYYSAAILVPDALGVLENVEISRWR
- a CDS encoding anti-sigma regulatory factor, whose protein sequence is MSQIAGEPGTQDFVEVRLPAAGAYLSVLRTATAGLAARLDFTLDEIEDLRIAVDEACAILLQQAVAGSVLSCVFRLIDDSLEVTVSAPTTDGRAPERDTFAWTVLSALAGKVDSSVADDRTVSISLYKQRGAGPGPA
- a CDS encoding 1-aminocyclopropane-1-carboxylate deaminase/D-cysteine desulfhydrase, producing the protein MPSPLRAAEDERFARRGVRLLLKRDDLIHPELVGNKWRKLAPNLAGAAGRPVLTFGGAYSNHLRATAAAGRLLGFPTVGVVRGDELAGRPLNPVLEQCAADGMRLVFVDRATYRAKRDPRVVARLLREAPEGAVVVPEGGSNAAAVRGCAELGRELRGRADVVAVACGTGGTLAGLAAGLAPGQRALGVPVLRGGFLGAEVRALQESAFGGPAGTWSLDDRFHFGGYGRVAPELAAFAADFSARHGLPVERLYVAKMLYALVALAEEGAFAPGTTVAAVVTGRPDPDTGSRG